The DNA region GTCCTGAAAAGCGATCCTCCTCCCGTCGGCATCGTATATCGCGACGACCGCTTGAAACCAACCGGGAACGGCGTCTGAAAGATAAGGGATCAAGCGGCGTGCACTGACATTAACGACCAATTGCTCTCCTTGGCGTGCATGGAAGCGATACCGATCTGCATCTCCCGGTAAGATTTGGCCGTTGACGATCGTAGGTAGAGTAATGTCCGTGGGTAACTCGGCTTCAATCTCAACCGGACTTGTACCTGGATCGGGTCTTGTGTTTTGTTGTTTCTTTCTGCCGCGTCCACCGCGCGACTCGCTCGCTGTCACCGCTAAATTCCTGCCTGACAACTCGGTCGTTTCGGCAAGTTGATCGATGCAAAAGACCATCGGGTTGGTCAGCCCTTGTTCCGTTAGCAATCTCATTTCGCGATTCCCGATGTCTGCACCGGAGGAAATCGTCACCTGAAGCGTCACCGTTTCAACCAGTGCCGAGGCGGAGGATCTTCGGATGGAGAATGTCGCGAGCCGTTGGCGCAATTCGGTAAGCGCTGCTTCATCCTCAGCGGTCTTGATGTTCTTTCGCAGTTCCCCCATGCGGTTCTGTATCTCTTTGAACTGTCCTTGATTCAGTGGCCGAATGTGCTCGATTACTTCCGCCTCAATTCCATCGCCCGAGATGTGTACCGCCGTCGCACCATCCAAATGTTGGCCACCGAGCAGAACTTGAAAGGTCGTTCCTAGTCTGCCGCCAGCGGGATAGACGTACCCGATGTGCGGATCATCTTGCTGGGCCTGTGCCCCAATTGGAAACGTCAAAGTGACCATTAGCGCCAGACAAATTGATGGATTGGTTTTCACACGATCACCCTCCTTCATATAATTTCAGTTAGAAGCCCACCCATCGGAACACCCTCTTCGGCGGTCGGTGTTGCGTGAACGGTCTTGCCAAGAGGATGCGGCAACTTTTCGAGCGGATTGATGCAAAGCCGCTGGTAAATACTGCCGATCAAGTCACACGGATACACTGGGCGATCCTTCACCGTTTCGCCTCTTGCATCAGAGCTGCCGACAAGCTGGCCGCCCTTAAAGCCGCCGCCGGCAACCAGCGCAGAAAAAGCACTTCCCCAGTGACCGCGACCTCCGTTGTAGGGCGGTTCCCATTGGATCTTTGGCGTCCTGCCGAACTCGCCCGACCACCACACAATGGTGCTGTCAAGCAATCCACGCTCCGATAGATCCTTTAGCAAGGTGGCCATTGCTTGATCCATCTCAGGCAATTTCTGCCGCAAGGTCGTAAAGTTGTTCTTATGGGTGTCCCAACCTTCGTAGTTGATTGTGATGAATCGGACGCCTTGTTCGACGAGTCTTCGAGCTGCCAAACACGACTGGCCAAACGTATTGCGTCCATAGCTTTCTCGCAGCTCATCCGATTCCTGAGCGAGATCAAATACGGCTGCACCGTCACCGAGAATCAACGAGTAAGCTTCGTTCTCGCACTTCTTCAAGGCTGCGAGTTTCGGGCTTCTTGGCATCGCCTTACTGAGCATGTCGAGATTGTGCATCAATTCTCGACGCTCTTTCTGCCGACGTTCCGAAATTCCCTCGACCACGACGCCTTCAACTGCAAACGGATCTTGCGCCGGATCGCCACCTGTGACCAGTGGCTTGTATCGCTGGCCTAGAAATCCTGCTTCAGAGAAACGGCCCAGCCTTTTTGTTAGGACGGTATACGGCGGAATCATGCCCTGATAGCCAGCGCGATAGCCTTTGAAGTAGGAAACCACCGAACCGACCGAAGGATACGAAACAGAATCACCTGGCATCCGTCCGGTCTGGACGAGGTAAGTTCCCGTCTCATGCGCGTTGATCCCGTGCGTCATGCTGCGGATGATCGAGTACTTATCGGCCTGTTTCGCTAGCTCCGGCAGTAGTTCGCAGATCCGAATTCCCGGAACATTCGTCTCAATCGGTTTTGAAAACGGCCCGCAATAGTCGCTCCCTGCCTCGGGTTTGGGATCGAACGTATCCAGGTGCGATGCACCGCCCCACATCCAAATTTGGATGACCGATTTGGCGGTTCCCGTCTTGGAACGGGCTGCTGAAGCGGAAGAGCAAAAGTGATTGGCAAGCGGCAGCCCTGGGACCGAGCAGAGCCCGCTACGCAAAAAACCTCGGCGAGAGATGGAAGTCGGTTCATGTTTCATCGATGTGTTCCATAAACTTTGAATGACGATGCGAACGGACGGTCCCCTAATGTCGGTACAAGAACTCGGGTGTATTGATTAGAGACAACATCAGGTCGACCATCGCTTCATTACCTTGTGCTTCCGCTTCACTGGTGTACTTGCGGATGACTTCCAATTCATGAGACGTTGGGTATCGTGAAAGCAAGGATAGGTACACGTCAGTGACGTCTGCTTGTGCAGATTGCGGTGCTGCGACCGACCTTCGTACGCGTCTGCCAAATCGAGGCGATGTTGCACTGGTTTGCGGGTTCCATCGGCTTTCAAGCTTGTCCAGAAGATGACTGGAGTTGAGAAGATGAAGCATTTGTTCTGCTGTCGGTGCATTGTTCCGTTCCAACTCAAAACCGGTATCACGCGCCGGGCGTCCAAACAGTTCAAGAAAGGGACTCGTGATGCTGGCATCAGGGAGTGCAATCGAAGGTTGGTCACCAGGGATGAATGTCCATGGTTCTGGAATCAAGCTTTTGTAAGTCTCCGAAGTGCCCGTGATCCGACAGATTGCATCAATCAATACTTCGGCATCGAGGCGACGAATCGGGTAGTGTGCGAAGTTCCTCTCTGCTTCGGGGCGATCGGTCGTTGGGATGCAGGATCGCTGGTAGGTTGCCGAATTGAGGATCAAACGGAAGAGATGTTTTATGTCGTACTCGGATTTCACCAATTCGCATTGAAGCAACGAAAGTAGTTCACGATTTGACGGTGGATTACTTCTGCGGATGTCATCCGGTTCGTGGATGATGCCGATGCCGAGCAGCCAATACCAGACGCGGTTGACAATGCTTCCCGTAAACCAGGGGTTTTCAGCACGGACTAACCAATCGGCGAACACCTGGCGATGATCCACCATGGGTAACAGATCGACACGCGTGCCATCGGGAAAGCTTGCACTCGTCGGTCGTCCCCCAGCACTTTCAATCGACGCGTCCAAAAGATTAACGAAGACGATTTCCTCTTTCCACTCGGCCGTACTCTTCCTCTGGATCCCTTCGAAGAAGACAGCCATTTCCGATAAGCGTTTAGATGGCCAGGCGTCCGCACGCGTTCCCATGAAGGTAAGCGCAACCGCAGCGGCGATGGTCTCGGGTTTATTGTCTCGAACCGCTCGATAAAAGTTGACTTCGGGATTTCGGAAGTTGCTGCCGTTGGCAGTGAGCAACTCACGCACAAACTGGTCATACGGTTTGTTCTGTCGGATGCTGTCTCGGATCCAACGATGGTAGGCTTGTACCGCGTTGGGCCAGAGATTGATCGGAAACTCGGATCTGACTCGTAGCAGATCGCACCATTTCATCGCCCAATAGTCAGCGAACTTATCACGTTCCAAAAGACGGTCGATCAGCAAGCGACGCTTGTTAATGTTTCTATCTTCCAGAAAGCCCTTCACTTCTTCCGCAGTCGGCAAGGTTCCGATGACATCCAAATAGACCCGCCGCACAAAGACACTATCTGAACAAGTCGCAGCGGCCCGAATATCTAGCGATTCAAGCTTGGCAAGAATCGGCTCATCGACTCGGCAAGCACGAGATACATGCGAATTGCTCTCGAACAACGCGATCAACATTCGATTGCCGCTGACTTTTTGAATCGTCACAGAGGGTTCATCTGCGAAACCCAAATGGGATAGCGAAAGCAGCAGCGTGGACAATAGAACGCAGTGGATGACGGATGGTCTGGACACTTGCTCTCCTGTGTCATGCAGAAATCGGAAAACGGTAACGGGCTAAAACGGGTCAGTTCGCTCGGCCTCTTCTTTTGCCGCCCGCTGCGCCACCCCCGCTACCTTTCCCGCCATCTGCTGCGCCGCCCGCCGCTGCACCTCGTTGGCCTTTGCCACCGGCAGCCGCTCCGCCCGCCTTACCCCTTCCACCGCCAGCACCTTGCATGCCTCGTTGATGTGCTGCCTTGATGGCCTCGGCTAATTCCCCTTGATTGAGCGATTTGTCGCCATTCTTGTCAAATTCCATGATCATTCGAGCTGCGATGGTAGCTGTATCTTCAATTGGCCCCCCTCGCCCACCTCGGACCGCTCCGCCTCTTCCTTTCCCCTTCTGATCGGCCTGGTCATCTGCCTGAGTGATTGTCGTCATTGCCAAGACAGCAGCGAGTGCTGCCCCGCGGACAAGCGATTTCGCGAGCAAACCGCGATCGAGTTCTACGATCTGACGCAGTGCTTGTTCGAATGAATGATTGTGTCTTGTGGTCATGCTTTCGACTCTCTGTTAGAGGGGTCTGGTGATACCGATGCAACCGCACGAGCGATCTGCTGTTGTGGGTTGTCTTACAGGCGTTGATCAATTGCCCGAAAAAAAACAACAAAAACCGACAACTGAAAAAGCGATAGAATTACAGAGTTTTCAGGTCCAATGTATCCGTCTGCGTAAGACAACGTTCGGACAACCAACTGCGCGAGTCAGCCATGTCAGAGAAGCCTTTATCATCCGACGAAGAGAAGACAGATGTCTTCGTCGCTCTACTGTTGGATCACCGCCATCGTTTGTACGCATTCATTGCGAAGCAGCTCGTCAACCAAGCGGATGTCGAAGACGTGTTCCAGCGGACCAGTATTGTGCTTTGGAAAAAGATGGAGGAGTTTGATTCCGATGGCAGTTTTTTTCACTGGGCTTGCGGAGTCGCATTTAACGAAATTCGCAATTTCTTAACCGTTCGACGTCGGAGCAAGCTTCACTTTGACGATTCTCTTGTCCAATTGCTTGCCGAAGAAGCCACTCAAGAATGCGAGCTGACCGAGTCGCGTTTGACCGCGCTCCGACATTGCATGTCAGGGCTTGCGGATCGACAGCAAGAAA from Novipirellula artificiosorum includes:
- a CDS encoding DUF1501 domain-containing protein; translation: MKHEPTSISRRGFLRSGLCSVPGLPLANHFCSSASAARSKTGTAKSVIQIWMWGGASHLDTFDPKPEAGSDYCGPFSKPIETNVPGIRICELLPELAKQADKYSIIRSMTHGINAHETGTYLVQTGRMPGDSVSYPSVGSVVSYFKGYRAGYQGMIPPYTVLTKRLGRFSEAGFLGQRYKPLVTGGDPAQDPFAVEGVVVEGISERRQKERRELMHNLDMLSKAMPRSPKLAALKKCENEAYSLILGDGAAVFDLAQESDELRESYGRNTFGQSCLAARRLVEQGVRFITINYEGWDTHKNNFTTLRQKLPEMDQAMATLLKDLSERGLLDSTIVWWSGEFGRTPKIQWEPPYNGGRGHWGSAFSALVAGGGFKGGQLVGSSDARGETVKDRPVYPCDLIGSIYQRLCINPLEKLPHPLGKTVHATPTAEEGVPMGGLLTEII
- a CDS encoding DUF1553 domain-containing protein, with amino-acid sequence MSRPSVIHCVLLSTLLLSLSHLGFADEPSVTIQKVSGNRMLIALFESNSHVSRACRVDEPILAKLESLDIRAAATCSDSVFVRRVYLDVIGTLPTAEEVKGFLEDRNINKRRLLIDRLLERDKFADYWAMKWCDLLRVRSEFPINLWPNAVQAYHRWIRDSIRQNKPYDQFVRELLTANGSNFRNPEVNFYRAVRDNKPETIAAAVALTFMGTRADAWPSKRLSEMAVFFEGIQRKSTAEWKEEIVFVNLLDASIESAGGRPTSASFPDGTRVDLLPMVDHRQVFADWLVRAENPWFTGSIVNRVWYWLLGIGIIHEPDDIRRSNPPSNRELLSLLQCELVKSEYDIKHLFRLILNSATYQRSCIPTTDRPEAERNFAHYPIRRLDAEVLIDAICRITGTSETYKSLIPEPWTFIPGDQPSIALPDASITSPFLELFGRPARDTGFELERNNAPTAEQMLHLLNSSHLLDKLESRWNPQTSATSPRFGRRVRRSVAAPQSAQADVTDVYLSLLSRYPTSHELEVIRKYTSEAEAQGNEAMVDLMLSLINTPEFLYRH
- a CDS encoding sigma-70 family RNA polymerase sigma factor; this translates as MSEKPLSSDEEKTDVFVALLLDHRHRLYAFIAKQLVNQADVEDVFQRTSIVLWKKMEEFDSDGSFFHWACGVAFNEIRNFLTVRRRSKLHFDDSLVQLLAEEATQECELTESRLTALRHCMSGLADRQQEILRRCYMGTESITEVAKGLRRERSALYKQLARLKEKLLHCIRQQVVIMRNET